Part of the Prunus dulcis chromosome 8, ALMONDv2, whole genome shotgun sequence genome is shown below.
TAATTGAAAAACCACCAAACACTTTGGGATATTGTGGTTGGTGACGACTCTGCCATCTCACCCTTACTTACCCCATATTTACAATCAAATTTTTCCGCAGCGCCTCACCAACCCACCACTCTCCCTACTTTTCtgattcaaatcaaatccccGAAGTCTCTGTGAATCCAAGCTGCACAAGCTTTGATCAGTTTCAAAGTCTTTGAAGAGAGAAACAGACCATCCTCTAACAATGGCCGGAGGCAGCAAGGTCTACACTTTAGCTGAGGTCTCTGCTCACAGTGACCGCAAAGACTGCTGGCTCCTCATTGATGGCAAGGTCTGTTATACTTTTTATGTTCAAAATCTCAGTTTAATTTGGTCATGTCATCATATCCAATCATGGGTTGTGTATAAATTGCTTTATTTTCTGTGATTGAACATGTGATTGGTGTCATGCAAGGTTAAGGTTTATTGGGATTGCTCTGATTGGATCTGGGTAGATTATAAATTGTTTGATTGTGGATTTTACTGCTATCCTATTGGTTTATAATTTGATTGCATGTACTGGTTTTGAGATAAGTTATGCTTGTTTATCCTTGTACATATTCAGCAAGTTGTGATTTCTGTTGTCAAATTTCATTAGATAATTAGATCAGGAAGATATGAGATGGGACCTAACAATGTATACGTGAGATTGCTTTAGAAACAGAGGGAAAAAAAGTATGGGTGTTTGATCAGATTGATATGAATCAGATTGGTATGAATCAGTTGATGATACATGTCATGGAACTTATAGAAGCTTCAGCAGCtggttttgattgaatttcttggTTGAAAATGTGATAGCTTGTGCTTATACTACACATTGGTGTCTTTCTAATATAGGTGATAGTTTGTGAGGTTGTAAAGATAGTTCCTATATCTAATATACCTCTTAGGTTATGATTTTAAAGATAGTTTATGTAAATCATGTGTCACTTTGTGCTTACTGACCAATCCTTTGGACCAGTCCGAAtaattgtaaattgtaatgtGAGAAAATGTATTGGAACAGGTATATGATGTAACGAAGTTCTTGGAGGACCATCCTGGCGGTGATGAGGTCTTATTGGCAGCCACAGGTTTGACACAATGGCAATCTCTTTCAAACACAAAATATTTGCAGAAACCTGTTGTTGCCCCTGATGTGATTTATGGTCCTAATATGATCCATGATTTGCAGGAAAGGATGCAAGTAATGATTTTGAGGATGTTGGCCACAGCTCCACTGCTAGAGCAATGATGGATGAATTTTATGTCGGAGACATTGATTCATCATCCATCCCCACAAAGAGGGCGTACACTCCTCCCAAGCAGCCTTACTACAACCAGGACAAGACAACCGATTTCATCATCAAAATCCTCCAGTTCCTCGTTCCCCTGctaattttgggtttggctTTTGGTGTCCGCTTCTATACCAAAACTTCAACAGCGTAAAGTTGAAGCGGAAAGAGAAGTGAGAAATCTTCCCAATAAATTTATGTTAGCGTTGAAATTGGAAGACCCTTTggtaatttttgtgtttggaACTGTTCATGATAATGGGATGTTAGGATATTTGAGTTGTTTCTGGTTTTGAGTTTATGTCTGCTTCTTTCTGGTTTGCAGTTAGCATCCGTATACTTTGGTGATTTCACAAACTTGGACTTCATGAGCTGATTTGCCCTTACATTGTATGGTCCCTTGGCTTAGGGTTCAGCTTGTAAGATCACCACTCTTTTTCACCATTTTTATGTTCATTTGTCACTGAGAAGCTTGCGTCGGGTTCCATACCTTGGAGCAGTTGCAGTATGCCTATTTTGTTGGTGGTATAAATACAACAACAATAATGTGGCCTTGGGTCCAAACTCATTTATACGACACTCATTTATACGACATGTCGTTGGGCTGAGAGGATGGCTTGTTTCAGAGCTGCTATTTACACAGGATTTTATCACTACACCCAAACTTGTTTTGCTCTCGCATATTtctacttttttgttttttaaaaaaatagggtTGATATCGGGAGGGGGATTCGAACACAAAATCTCAGTGCAAGAGTAACTGCTCTTCATTACTTGAGCTAACCTCTTGCCACATATTTCTACTTTTAtcagaaccaaaaaaaaaattaaattaaattttaaaaagaaaagaaatcatgGTAGCCCAAGGTCGACCATGGCTCCATCTCCAAAACGGAGGCTAGTGTTGGCATCCATCTTGATAACAACTAGCCTTCCATTTCCATTGTGAGCTTTGAAGCCAACCATgacttctctctctatctctctctttttcttgaaCAATGGGTGAgtatcaaattgaaaatagaGCAAATTTTTGGTGCTTGAGTGTCATGCTCAAACTTTTGGATGCATATAGAAACTCTTGGACTTGGTTGATTTCTGTTGGGTTTAGGGGCCAATTTTGGATAATCCATTGATAAAATAAGCAGCAAAAGCCAGCacgaaaaagaagaaagaggacAGACAACTTTGATCAAATGGAACTGTGGGAGATGAGAATTGCTCATAAACTtcacaaaaatatttaaactaaaataatagAGATTACGATGTGCGTGAATCACATTTTCCTCAGTGTCAACGGCCGGCGGAAATCCCAAGGCCCTCCGTTGGCTCATTACAGctaatatttttgttaattaattatgttttatgtAACACAGGTGATAATGTTGCCACACACTCTCAAATTCGTCCAATCCAATGCCATTGAGGCTGCTTTACTTATTAAGCACCACTCATGCttagattaattttttttagcacAACAATGTTAGATTCGCTAACTATTTATCCCGATTTTTGTAACTACTGTGCCAATTTCTTATTTGACGTGGATAAATCTAAAATAAATTCGGGCATGAATAAATGAAACACTATCTCATCAGTTGAGATCTAAAAAGTTAGTATAATAAGTCACGCCTCTAGAACTACTCTTTCGAGCACCACCATATAGACGGCCACATTGTCATATTGCATAACAACGAGTATATTGAGTGCCAACATGTAGTGTTGTTATTAGATAGGAGCCTACCACCAAGCAAAATACAGTGtgacaaaacaaacaaaaaatctaCTAAATTGTGATTACAGAGTCTATCTGGACAAAGGAATTCACATTCTCCAGCCAATCTTTCATGCCATCCGAAGATTCTTCATAAGTTTTGCCACCAAATTTTATCATTTAGTGAGTTGAGACCTATAAGAAGACAACTTGAGCAGCCTGGTAGCTTCTCTTGCTTGAGTTTTTCTCTTAGCCCTGTTTGCTAAGAGAGCATTGAAATCAAATAGTGGCAATGGGAAGCATAACAAGGGAGGAAGGTGTGCTCAAGTTGGTGCGTCCGGGGAGGCGTGTGGAGGTTCACAAGGAACCAATAACAGCTCAAGAGGTGATGAGAAAGTACCCCAGGCACTCCATAACTAGGCCAGACATCTTTGAGTTCCCATGGATTGTGGTTAAGGCTGAAGCAGTTTTGACTCCTggaaaattgttttttatagTTCCTAACCGCACGATTTATCAGCTGCTTAAAGCCCGAGAGCGCGGTTGccaatcttctttttcttcttcctcacagCAGAGACAATCTGCTAAAGATCATGGTCTCCATCCAGCATCAGAACAACTAACTTCCCCACCAAAGGCATATGCTGGCGTGACACTGAAGCATCAAGAGCAGAGACGAAGGCTTAAGCATCAGTTCTTTTCTTGTGCTACTGTAAGCCCTAGTGATGAAGAAGTTGACTCGGACAAAGGGCTCCAAACAGATTCCCAGGTTGGAGCTTGGCCAGGGTTGTCTTccacaaacaagaaaactCACGGAAAATCTAAACAGAAGCcacagataaattcaaaaattaaaactagaCATGGTAGAGTATATGACTACAGCAAGAAGAATAACATTACTGCCAAACTTGCTGGTCTTGAGATTACAGATAGTAAACAGGTCACCTTGTTGAAATCCTGTTTAAGAAAACCCGATAGTGCTCGTAAGTCTCTTCGTCTTAAGGTAGCTTTTACCTTGCCAAACAAGGACAAGGAGCGAGTCAAGCAACAGAGCATGATCACTCATTCTTGGATGCAATATCCAGACTACTCAAGTTGATTACTCTGACAGGCATTCTTTAAACTGTGTTTTTGTAGGTTGACTGTGCACCAATGTTTTGTTACCTTACTAGatcacatatataaattataatttgatttttgtttgttctaaATATCCAGTATAGAGTCTATGAACTTCATGTCAATCAGAAACCaatataatgatttaaagtTTAAACAAATGTCAAAACTGTACTCACCCAAATTACAATCAAGAAGCTTTCCCTGCTACTATTGCTAACTCAAAGCACCAAATCTTATTTACAAGGTGGCCAAAAGAGGCATATTGAAGTAAAAAATGTCATAACAATTGAGCATGGCTTGCACTTACTCAACAAAGCATAAAAGTTTAGTTTCCCTGGTAATGTGAATTACCTAATCTGTGCTTGCACACGTTCTCTCAATCACTTTAGAATCAGTTCTATACGACTGCCTCGATGGAGAAGTGGATGCCCTTGAAGAACTATGTCCAAAGAAGCTCAGCTTGCCAAGTTTCTTAGAGAAAGAACTCATAAATTTACGAGAATTGGACTTCTCCATGTCCCTCTTCATACAGACATGTTCTCTCTCAAGATCATTTAGTCTCATCCGTAACCGAGCTAGCTCAAGTTTTAGCTCACGGTTTTCTCTCCTCAATGATGCATAGTTGTCTCGCGGAGACATTGCTGCACTGAGTGCACCACTGCTGATCCGCCATGACTGGTGCATTGGCTTGGGTTCATCTTCACCCGAGCAGCCCAAGGAATTTCTGAGCCTTATTTGCTCAAAATAAAGCACTTGTACTATTGACTGCAGAGGGAGGCGCTCATTCTGTGCAGCGTGTGCACCAGCTTCTTGTGAGAGCTTTTGGAAATCAATCATTTTGCACAGCTTCTTCTTGTCTGTATCTGATAAGCCTTGATGGGCCTGTCACAAGCCAATGTTATGACAAGGGAACTAAAATTGTCTTCTTAATGAACTGAGTTATAAActagaaaaacaagaaaatcaagattgtttttttcttggaaattGTTCAGATTTTACTTTTCATGTTCATTCTAGCAAGAGAGTGGTCAAGCAAGGCTTTGTTTTTCCCGAAGGGAACCAACAATTATCTACTCTATGCAACAGAAAATGTCTTCATTAACAAGTAAATTAGATTCACACCATTCCAACAGAAAAGATAAGAAAGACATACTTTTAAGTAAATATCAATG
Proteins encoded:
- the LOC117638137 gene encoding cytochrome b5-like: MAGGSKVYTLAEVSAHSDRKDCWLLIDGKVYDVTKFLEDHPGGDEVLLAATGKDASNDFEDVGHSSTARAMMDEFYVGDIDSSSIPTKRAYTPPKQPYYNQDKTTDFIIKILQFLVPLLILGLAFGVRFYTKTSTA